From the genome of Candidatus Neomarinimicrobiota bacterium:
GCCTATGCCAGGCAAGTTATTCCACAGCTGAATGCCTTCGCGGAAAAGGTGGCTCGGGTTCATGGTGACCGGCATCCGGAGACCCGGGAAATCGCTGAAATCTGGCTTGAAACGGGCGGGAATATGATTACCCATATGCAGCGCGAGGAACTGGTGCTGTTTCCATACATAAAGCGGCTTAGCAGTGCTGACGGTGAGGGATCCAAAGCAAAATCTCCCACATTTGATTCGGCAGAAAAATTTATTGCAGAGCTGGAGGACGATCACAATGTCGTCGGAGACAGTCTGGCGAAGCTCAAAAGTCTCAGCAGCGGGTTTACGCCTCCGCAGGGTGCCTGCAATACTTACCGGGGACTGTACGCCTCGTTGCAGGAATTCGCCGCTAAAACCAAAGAACATATTCACCTGGAGAATAACATCCTCTTTCCCAAGGCGATTCGGTTCGCTAATGCATCCTCGGAAGCAGTTATGGAATAGTCGGTTATTTTCGAATTTTGTGCCGATGGGGCGACCATACCTCGAAAGTTTAGGATAATATCCGGCCAGAAGTGACAATTTGAGTTAGAGAACCTCCAGATTAAAGGAATTAACAGAGCCTGGCTGAATAGAGGTAGTCGCCCCGCTTGGTGTGTTTTCTGCAATTTTATCTCTATATTTAAATTATCCAATGAGATATGGGAAAATTGCAAAACTTTCATATTTCTATTTTCCCCCATAACACATTCCACAGTAATCCGTCTGTACAGGTGAGACAATGA
Proteins encoded in this window:
- the ric gene encoding iron-sulfur cluster repair di-iron protein, with protein sequence MYTIEKEQGNTALEKRTVGEIVADDYRTAEVFQRHRIDFCCGGNKPLREACEEKNVNVQTVVGDLEQIHDSGGVTENYNEWAPDFLADYIVNQHHAYARQVIPQLNAFAEKVARVHGDRHPETREIAEIWLETGGNMITHMQREELVLFPYIKRLSSADGEGSKAKSPTFDSAEKFIAELEDDHNVVGDSLAKLKSLSSGFTPPQGACNTYRGLYASLQEFAAKTKEHIHLENNILFPKAIRFANASSEAVME